The DNA segment GGAACCCGCTTCCATCAGGGCATCGCTCAACTCTTCCGCGTTAGCGCCCGTCGTATTCAGTTTTAATTGGATCCATGGCATAGCAAAACTCTTTATTTATCAGTAGTCAATACAGCGGCTTGCGGGGCAGGAGAACCGAAACGGTTTCCGACCAGGAAAGCCAGCAAACTTAGCAGCAACGAGGGCACAATCGGGTGGAAGCCCAGGTACTGAACGTTAAAGGTGGCGAGAATCGCATACAGCACGCCGCCGACAATCATCGCACTCAGCGCCCCGGTCGCGTTCGCGCGTTCCCAGTAAAGGCCAAGTACCAGCGGCCACAAGAACACCGCTTCCAGACCGCCAAACGCCAGCAGATTCAGCCAGATAATCATCTCTGGCGGTTTCCAGGCGGCAAGCAATAACAGTGCGCCTAAGATGAGGGTGATCATCGCCGACATTCGCTTCAGGCGCGTCTCGTTCTGCAGCTGTTCCGGGCGAATATTGAGATAGAGATCTTTAATGATCGTAGCGGAACTTTGCAGCAACTGGGCGTTGATCGTCGACATAATGGCCGCCATCGGCGCGGCAAGGAAGATCCCGGCAGCGAAAGGCGGCAGCACTTTTACCATCAGTGTCGGAATAACCAGATCCGGCACCGTCAGGTCAGGGATCACCGCACGACCCAGCGCGCCGGCAAGGTGCATACCAAACATCAGGATCGCCACCACGATGGTACCGATGATAATCCCCCGGTGTACCGCTTTACTGTCTTTGTAGGAGATGCAGCGCACCGCCGTATGCGGCAGGCCGATCACACCAAAGCACACCAGTACCCAGAATGAGGTCATAAAGGTCGGAGACAGAATGTCATCGGCGCCCTGTGGTGAAACCAGTTTCGGGTCAATGGCGTTTAAGGTCTCCACGGCATGGCTCAGGCCACCGGCCGCATGCACGATACCGACCAGCAGCACGATGGTGCCAATCAGCATCACTAGTCCCTGCATCGTGTCGTTAAGCACGCTGGCACGAAAGCCGCCGAATGCGGTATACAGCGCAATGCTGATACCGAAAATCAGCAGGCCCGTTTCATAGGGAATACCCGCCGCCGTTTCCAGCAGGCGTGCGCCGCCGATGAACTGCACGGTCATGGCGCCGACAAACGCCACGAGCAGGCTGAGGCTCGCCAGCCACACCAGCAGGCGACTCTGGTAGCGGGCAAACAGCATGTCGTTGAGGGTGACAGCATTATAGCGACGGGCAAGGATGGCGAATTTCTTGCCGAGGATCCCCAGCGACAGCCAGACGGCAGGGAGCTGAATCATAGCCAGCAGTACCCAGCCCAGCCCGTACTTATAGGCAGCGCCTGGCCCACCAATAAACGAACTGGCGCTGATGTATGTCGCGGTCAACGTCATTGCCAACACGATCCCGCCCATTGAGCGGCTGCCGAGGAAATACTCATTCAGGAAGGTGCCGGTTTGCCGTTTACGCATGGCGTAAACAGAGAGGCCAAACACCACGATCAGATAGGCTACCAGCGGCAGAATGACTTCAAGCTGCATCGTCATCCTCCAGGGGAATGTCACGGTAGATAAATTTCACCATGGCCCAGCACAGTAAAATGAAGATCAGCGGCGTCAGCAGACAGGCCAGTTCAAACCAGTGCGGCAACCCGGTAATACCCGGCGTTACGCCTGGCAGGTAAGCGGCAACTATCCAGGCAGCCAGATAGAGAAGGGTCAGCCACAGCGCCCAGCGCGCCTCTTTGTGGGCCTGAACAAAACGTTTGTCCATTTTTTGTCCCTTGTGGAAAAAGAAAGCGGGGATTGTACCTTATGGGATTGACGACCCCCAGAAATAAAAAAGGCCGGAAATTCCGGCCTTTTGACGTTGATGCAGTCTTATTTTTCCTGAAGACCGAGTTTCTTTTCCAGATAGTGGATGTTGGTACCACCATGCTGGAAATGCTCGTCGTTCATGATGCGGGTCTGCAAATCAATGTTGGTTTTGATGCCGTCGATGATCAGCTCCTGAAGCGCATTCTTCATACGGGCAATCGCCACGTCACGGGTTTCGCCGTAGCAGATCAGCTTACCGATC comes from the Citrobacter amalonaticus genome and includes:
- the panF gene encoding sodium/pantothenate symporter, with the protein product MQLEVILPLVAYLIVVFGLSVYAMRKRQTGTFLNEYFLGSRSMGGIVLAMTLTATYISASSFIGGPGAAYKYGLGWVLLAMIQLPAVWLSLGILGKKFAILARRYNAVTLNDMLFARYQSRLLVWLASLSLLVAFVGAMTVQFIGGARLLETAAGIPYETGLLIFGISIALYTAFGGFRASVLNDTMQGLVMLIGTIVLLVGIVHAAGGLSHAVETLNAIDPKLVSPQGADDILSPTFMTSFWVLVCFGVIGLPHTAVRCISYKDSKAVHRGIIIGTIVVAILMFGMHLAGALGRAVIPDLTVPDLVIPTLMVKVLPPFAAGIFLAAPMAAIMSTINAQLLQSSATIIKDLYLNIRPEQLQNETRLKRMSAMITLILGALLLLAAWKPPEMIIWLNLLAFGGLEAVFLWPLVLGLYWERANATGALSAMIVGGVLYAILATFNVQYLGFHPIVPSLLLSLLAFLVGNRFGSPAPQAAVLTTDK
- a CDS encoding YhdT family protein, yielding MDKRFVQAHKEARWALWLTLLYLAAWIVAAYLPGVTPGITGLPHWFELACLLTPLIFILLCWAMVKFIYRDIPLEDDDAA